One Styela clava chromosome 4, kaStyClav1.hap1.2, whole genome shotgun sequence genomic window, cctttctatttttgcaATCTCTAAATCATGTAATGCAGACTCTCGTCCTGTTGAGAAGGAAACATCTTCTGGTGCTTCGTCATCAGAATCAAGACCAGAAAATGACATTTCTATTGCTATATTACACAAACGAAttgattatttaaattttttgtaaagtaTGATGTTTCACATTGTCATCATcctattatataaataaacctgcaaaaatattataaataatatattaacctttaaatagaatattttcaCGAACAGAAGCACTAGAAGAtttttgtttgataaattaCCATTAATATCTTCCACTGTTTTATTAAGCATGGTTTTTAGGACAtggtttcaaaaaaatttaatgttagAAGTTTAGAATGCACATTGGGCTATACCTATATGAAAGGTAATCGGATATCACAGAAGAATAAGAAGCATGAACAGTTATTGAATGatcgaaaatatttcaaatagaacaCATATTTAGGAAAAAAACGGACTATATTAAGATAGATATAATAATTCTGCTCATTCATCCGCGCCAGAAATTAGGCAATCTATTAATAAACTTCTACTGTCACTGGAAAAGATGGTTGGTTTTACGTTTTTGAGTTCCGTTCTTAGTTTAGTACAAGTCTATCTCTTCTACTCATTCGATTCCAACAAAGTATGTAGAGCTAGCATAGCATCCAGAAATGGAGCGGAGCTCTGCCAGTGCAATGAGCTTATGATTTAATTCCATGAACACCTAATATTTGATATCATCATTCTGTTCAAGAATTGCCTTCAGCTTTGATTTTCTTTCTAATCTTTCTTCAGCTTGCTTTTTTCCATGCTTCTTCCAAAGCCTATTACGTTTTTGTTCTTGTACAAGTACACTATCGTCCCCTCGAATATGCACATCAACTTTCAATCGTAACTTTGCTCTTGCGATCTTCTGATTCTCTAAAATGGAACGACTGTCATGAACACGAACAGATAATCCAGTTGGAACATGACTtaaaacaatacaatttgaTGTTTTGTTAGTCTTTTGTCCACCCCCACCAGATCCTTTAACTTGATATTCTGCGAGGTCTTCTTCCTTCAATTCAATGAGTTTTTTGTCAAGCTTCCTCACTTTTTGAATCTCATCATGAAACTTGTTAAAACATGCAGAAATGCATATATTAATCTTCGCAGTAATCACATTCAATTCTGTAGGACTTGAAGTATACAGATACTGCACGATTCTTCTGTGATTGAAGACATTTCTCCAcccaaacatttcacataatgATATATAACGCAATATTCCTAATTCATGCAAAGTAacaaaatattgtgaaaaaCTAGAACAATAATAAAGTTTACAACTGAGAAAGTCTAGAACATATTTTTCAGGCCGGTGTTGCTCTCAATAACATCACACTGATGTAATTTTTAGAAGTCAGTATATTGGAcacttttgaaaatatatttgacaaaCTCATCCAATTAAgagaaaaaaaacagaatattgaacattttgtgaaaaagatcaaaaatgaagaaaatcaaAATGCGTTGGATAATGGATCATGTTCAGTACAGAAAATTATTGCCCACAAATATATAATCAGGAAACGTGCAAAAAGAAAGCAATGAAACatattacatgaaataaattttctcgcCAAATTGAATCTGAACTTGATGTATAAGAAAAGATTATGCAAATGTTGTATAAAGTTTTGCTCGAAATAAGATAATAAGCACCTTCCCAAAAAAATCACTTAGCATTTATAAATGCAGTTTCAATCAATATAAAGTATATTCGGAATCTGCAAATGTATACTTGGGCAGAAAATTAACTTTTCATACAATGGCCTACCCAGTGGAGAGAGAAAGAGTGAACTTTCAACAGAGAAATATAAAAGATATTAATAAAGGAATATAAAGTTGTTGACAATAATTCATTTGACTCTAACAGTTTTTGAACTTGGCGATTCATTATTCTATATTCAATAAGAAAGCCTTTATGCAGCTATTCTTGCTACGGCAATTATCGGAAGAAAATCTCTGATTTACGAGACAAGAATAagcaaaaattattaaattttctcCAAGATATACCTATAGCATAAGAAA contains:
- the LOC120325740 gene encoding mitochondrial translation release factor in rescue-like; the protein is MFGWRNVFNHRRIVQYLYTSSPTELNVITAKINICISACFNKFHDEIQKVRKLDKKLIELKEEDLAEYQVKGSGGGGQKTNKTSNCIVLSHVPTGLSVRVHDSRSILENQKIARAKLRLKVDVHIRGDDSVLVQEQKRNRLWKKHGKKQAEERLERKSKLKAILEQNDDIKY